ATAAACCATAACAATCAAATCCAGCAATTTCAATCATCAAATAGAACATTCGAGAAGTGAGAGAGTCAAGGAATTCATGCcgctaaaattgacaaatggagattttttaatagtatGAGATTGagtagaaaatatttatcacATTGTGGAAATGGTAATAACAATTAGCCCTTTGTTACAATAAGTTTgtgtaagaaaatatataagcTCATTTCTCTATATTTTGTAGTAGCATAATATCATAAGGCTGAAGTTGTAATATTGTTATTGTATCAATTTGTGATGAAAATGAAATTGTTTGGATATGTGAacctaaaattgaaattttcaaTGAAAAACTGCTAGGGATTTGAGGTAAACTCGGTATAAAAAGTCAAGAATTTTAGTGTATCAGTGAAGAAATCTTAAgattgaaaaggaaaataaaaatttgctAAGAGGAGCAATAATACATGCAAatttaacttataattaaaatcgAGTGTTGTGCTCTGTTTGGttaaaatcaacaaaagaattcaattcatttgagaaaataatatgaaagagaaagtaaaatagaaataataatattagaaagaaatattttagtgttacgaaatatattgacttactaatatggaattcatttgaaaattatattttattttattagaatttagtttagttataaccaattatatataaattttattatatagatttttaaattaatttttacttcatttaaagcaaataaattttgaatttgtaaatgaattttataaattttatagatttcagcagacataatgaaagaaatgattgtttatacataaattaaaatttttaataattatcttGTTTTAGGAGGTAGTTATAAAAATTGGAAAGTAAAGctagtagtggagcaattatagaaaaatgaaagttaCAATATAAAGAACAAGAGGAAAAAGGGCAGAGGACAATGGATTCTACATTCAATTGCAAACTCAGCATACTTAGTTATAATACTATTTTGTTTAAGTCTAATTTTTAGTAGATTAATCTAGAATGTCATTCTAAGTTTTACAtctattgatttcttttctcaaattactttatcatttcttttaattttattttattagtatctcaatagaatttgaaaaaactgTACCGATGAtttaataatctaaaattaattaaagtcattttataattagtaaaatctcttttattaaaagttaaattatttttaattcattttcttatatacaGAAGATTCAACCGGCAATGTactatacaataaaaattatcatctcCTTACACTATctataaagataaaaactCATTCAGCgctctaatttttaaaataaaagctgTGAAGACTTCAAATGTCAAACCATATGTGATTTATGAATTAGAGATTCAGGTATTTCATACCCAGTGACACATCCACACCAGCTCATGAAAAGGCCTGAAATAGTTATGCCCCAAAGGAAGAAAGAACTAACAAGTAGTAACTGATAATGCTAATGCTAATGCTAATGTTCCTGTTCCTGTTTCTAGTGGTTCCAATTTTTCCCCcttaaaaagacaaaaagaaaagaaagagaaaaatgggTTTGGGAAGTAGCTAGATGAAAGAAGTGGCATAATGGCCACCTATAAACagagacaaaaagaaatgatgaaGCTTTTTTTTTGGCCTTTGCCACCCTCCATGCCCTATCTCCAACTTAGCTAGGGCCCatcaaaagagaaagagaaagccagaaatacatttttaattaattaattaattattaattttttttgaaaagtaattaataattttcttttctttttctttttattttaatttttttaaagcatCAAACCAGAGGAAAAGAGTTGCTGTAGATGATGCAAGATATTATTCCCAATTGTACGTACCATTGTGACATCATCTCCACGTTATGTCCACCGAAGCATGCATTTAAATTCCAAGTAACCTccagtttattttctttagaagGAAAGttagatatattatataaactaaattaaattattaattagcaattatttgtttttatatttttattaacgtataaagtaaattaaggttatatgaaaataatttaattattaatattttatgataacaaagtctataaatttaataaaataatgagaaaatagcataaataaaacaattttccgataagaataaaaagattcttctttttgcttgtttgttaaacaaaataatatggGCAAATTTCATAAGTGTAACAAGTCTCCCTTCATTAGactcttattatttaatctttcatcgatcatttttttaaattggttgtaatttttctattttagttaaatttaattaataaataaaatattaatatatctgttaaatgttttataatatttttattaaagaggtgcagaatttaatttttttttattgtgacatggttattaaatttttctttccttacgAGAGtgttgaaaatattaaagaattttaagataatatttaaatattagatttgTTGAAAAACACTTGATATGTGTTTTAGCGTCATCGACTGTAATGTATTTTTCACatgattataatttattattttatcaatataatggataattgttaaaaaaattcttttacttgtatttttaatatttgatatttattttttaataagatatttaatactcataattatataatttttaacagAAAATTagcatttttcttcttcaatgaCTTGCTTGGacctttttttatattcatcagatatttataataattaattaattatcaaatggAAAGATCATTTAAATATGAGTTGAGCTACCCAAAGCTGATAAAGACATTTCCATGGACATCAAATACTGCTCCTAAATAAGCTCAAAATGTATGTAGCCATTATTAAAGTTTTATCACAAAAACTATGGTAGGAGAAGTATTTTCAGATTCTTATTTTACAACTCAAGAAATGCATTCATTCACCTAAACCTAAGAATCTTTAGTAAAAGTTAAGAACTAATTATCATTACTTTCAAATTcacttcaaaaataataattaccaaatctgtttgcttcacattatatattattgcatAACAAGTGCATTATTATCGTAACTTCCAAAAACTGGACCAGTGCCAATCTTGTTACTTGTTACACTTCTCTGAAAATCTTACCCCATTATCATATTGATTTGCATTATTATCCCACCCCTCCAAATTGCTAATTATTTTCTGCTAAATGAAAGTTAATCATTTTATCCAAGTTTAAAACAAGTACAACAAAAACATAATTAGCCATAGCAATTATAAGttaaaaagatattgaaaTTATGTATCCAATGGCCCTAAATTGGTGCAAACAATGTGATGATAACAAGCTATGACCcacaaaagaatatttaacacaaacaattaaaaagatacaaaaaagaaagaattattatgattaattgAAGAGATGATAACAACATAATAGGGTTGGTttggaatttgagaaaatggtGGGTAGAGAGAAGGATGTGGGGTTTACATATCTACAAATACAAATGAAAAGTGTAATAGCAAAAAGGAATTCGAGAAAGGTAAAgagcttttctttctttgttcttctttattttatttttatatctccAAAAAGTCAAATAGGGCCTATTTTAACAATCATAATGATATCTCTTCACCGCCGATACAGAGAGGAGGGGAGGGGGAGAGATTTGCACCCAAGATTCATCATCATTGCTcctctcatttttctcttttatatgcccaaaagaaaaccctaataacaataaaatgacACAAAATAATGAAAGGCCCTGCATACTGtgatagatagatagatacATATACGTATtacccttttccttttcttctctcccactgattttctttctcttcttttctacAGTGAATGACCATTTTTAGAGACGATGGAGCTTTTCCCACGACAAGTAAATATCcctaatttatgaaaataacttttaccacttaagaattaaaaataataataagatatgctgtgaataataaaatattaataattgaattcttgaattagattttcatcattttatttatatattttttgagtCACATCCgcatttttaaataatatatatttttatttttatttctattttagatTTAAGAGTATAAAGTGGAGGGTACTTTTCTATCTCGAAAAACATCAAATTGCTTTACATAAAAACATGTCAAATcgcataatatatatttatacttttctaAAAGTTTAATTCACCTATCTATATATTGAGAGCTATTATGATACGCAGTATTCAGTATTCAGTATtctacttctttttctttttctattatttcctTCTAACCTTTGGAGCCATCTAAAAGTGAGAGTGAACAGAATTTTCCATGCAATCTGGCAGGAAAAcgataaaataagaaaaccaaCAGGATATTTAACTATCTGCTCCTGCGCTGCTCAAACCCATTTGTCGTCTATTGTTGACCTCCAGAAAACATAACAGGGAAATTCCATTAACCCTGGCACAAATTTTTCATGCTTTTGAGGTCAAACAGTAACATATCTGTTGCAAAATATATGTCACCTAAAAAGCTATTGAACCCAACTTCAGATGAATGTGAAAAGTCTATGCAAACTGTAATATGCTTTtgtgtttttccttttatttttactttttggtTACATTTGTATTAAGCAGAAATTTTTTGAGAGGAGCTACAAGAATAAAATTCTgaagtcttttctttttcctttttcttttttagaaaaaaacatAGAGATCTCTATAGGGAAAGTGGTTGGTCATATGTGTAGGTATTGGGTTACTGTCATATCTTGGTTATTCTCTTTGCTATCCTTCATTCCTAGGAATAAGTATTCATATGCCCTAAGCCTCCTAGCCTCCTTGTCTGTGTTTTCTTCCATCCCTCTAATCCTTGGACTGCTTGCCTGCgctgttaaatatatataatccaGAGATCACTCTTGATACTAGAGTTTTCCAACTCCTTTACTAGCTGGTGTTTCTGTCTTCAAAccagaaagagagagagagagaggagagagagagagaaagagagagagagagagagagagatatgGCAGCCACCTCTCAGTCCATGTTAAACCAAGGATTATTTGAGGAGCAAGAGATTCCTTCTACACAGAtgggtttcttttctttacctCAAAACATGTCCTTTCCTCAATTGGGTAGTTGCCATCAATCTCTTAAAGGCATATTCACTATACCTCATTCACTTGCAGTTGATGCACCCTCTTCTACTGCTAATCTCACCGAAATCCTACTctcttcatcatcatccacTGCTACGAAGCAAAGAGACGACTTTACTTCTAATTTTGGAGGACCCCATCTTCTTTCTCTGCAAAGATCTAGTGCAAATCTCTGGTAAAGATAATACACTTTTTACAAACACAATCATGCAAAAAATACCCTCCTTTTTCAGTTTTCATGGTTTtatcactttttttttctttattctttctctctattttttatcacttagtttaaatttaaactcgCTAGATTATATTCTAACTTCGTTTCCCCAATCAATGAAATATAAGTCATACTAgatctcttaattttaatggaattaataagatattcaaTTTATGAATCTTCATAATTTTCATGCATGTACCCTCTCCCTTTCACTatacatataatgaagtgAATATTTATTGGAATTGCTTTCAGGGCATGGGGAGACGTAAATGAATGTTTAAGCAACAAAAGAAGCAGCGTAGAAGACGatcatcaccatcaccatcatcTAGGGATTTCTacaatgaaaatgaaaaagataaaagcaaGGAGAAAGGTAAGGGAGCCTAGGTTTTGCTTCAAGACAATGAGCGATGTAGATGTGCTTGATGATGGTTACAAATGGAGGAAGTACGGACAGAAAGTGGTAAAGAACACACTTCATCCCAGGTTAGACAttcaaatctaataaaatttcaaatcctatatatgtatttgttttctagcttttcttgatcttcttgttcttgttgtTGTCGTTTTTGTGTACCCCATATACACATGCTATGCTCCTCttccctttctctctctctctcacattttttttttctttttctttctgtcGTTCTCATTATTATCGTTGTTATGATTATTGTTATAGGCTTTTACAGACTTGGTGCAGGAGATTTTGATGGATaaatgtgtgtatatatatgtgtgtgtgtgaatattaatcattatttgataataaaaataaattgaagaaaGTGGCCAAAAAGAAGTAATTATTATGGCTTTCAAAAGACAAAATCGCAATTGTGaagaaagtaaagaaaaggaaaataaaaaaagtgcTAACAATTGATCAATCATAATGTCATGTGTAAAGCAAAGTATGACATAATATTCTTGAATCAAAAATGAAAGTTAGACAAACAGCATAATATTCTTGATACACTTTGATTAAACTTGGAATCATATAAGAATGATTCCATAGCTAAGATATGATGAGATTATGTCTATAATATTGAATGCCGAGTTTAGATTAATTCCTCATGATAGTTGAGGTTCTTGTGTATGTAAAATGTGCATAACTAGATTCTTGTATTTAACTTGAAAAATGGGTATAAATGTTTTACCAAAAAAATATGTTGAATTACAATACACTTTCATCTCTCCGAGAACAAGGAAAAGAGATACCATTTGCTTGTCTGCGTTTATGACCCAAGAGAAATTCATTGATAGACAAAGTCTGCTCTAAGTAATGTGACATAATAATTTGACATGactcatttttattagatGTGTCTATGAAGAATGCCAATTGGAGAATTTCTTTCCAATCCCAGAATGTTATAATCTTAGGATTTATAACAAGAGAGGTGGACTTTTAGATTTAGCAGTTCTTTGACAATCTTGTAATATAGAGATAAAAGATTATTTAACATATACTTTAGAGTTTTCCATCTGAACTTTTGACGTGTACACCGCAACAAATAAGAGAGTGACATGTGTATATGAGTATTTTAGACTTTGACATTTGATGATTGGTATATACTCAATTTATGCTAAGCATATATCAGTTTAGTGTATAGACGAGACACACCTAAACTAGACAAGAAATTTCCCAACTATTATTTGTCTTGGCCGGGAATTGCATTGTTCATTTGTCAGTACAACATAGAACGTGATGAGGCTTATTGCTCATAATGTCCATTAAAATTCTACAGCAATGATTTCAGCTTTttgaatttgtaaaatcttgcATGATTATAAATGAGTACGTTGCTCATTTGTTTTGTGCTTTGCATGTATGTCTTTCTTGTGAGCATGGGCACATATATATAGCCAAAGTCAAAAAAGTGGGGATCCTAGTTTTCAAAATACAATTTTCCTCCAACTAGTGGCTACCCTTACCAACTTGGCTTAGAGTTTTAACTATAGTTTTGAGCAATACATGCATCTAAGGCCACATGCATCTAGAAACTCTTGTACTACTATAGTCAAATTTGCAATTAATAGAAGACTTAATTAATACTGAATACTATTAGTtaaaaaagacaaataaaGGACAAAATACTAAATGGATTAGTGGGTAATGCTGATGTGGCCTTCTAAACAAAAGACAGTAATAATAAGGATAAAATTCTTACACTGTAATAGTTAAACAaacttctaatattgacaaggttagaaagaaaggaaaaaaagaaaagaaaaaagagaagaagattaCATAGAGGCTGCTCCTTGCACTTTTCACTTTTtcctgtttctttttcttcctccaTTTGTGTTTGAGCAGCTATATGCTATTATTGAGGAAATTAACTTTTCAGTTATCACGCTCCAAAGGTGTTGTACGTAAAGTTTCTTTGATCATTATGATTTTTACAGTGCATGGACTTGGTGTATACCTGCAGTAAAATATGTTcagtgtgtatatatatatatatgtacctTTCTTTATTCAGgggtaaatatatatatatatatatatatatatatatatatatataacaattcTCCAAAACATGAACTAAAATGTGTTTGATTAGTGAGAACTTTTTGGcaataataattcaaagtTTTTGAACAGTAGCCTCCCATCATTTCTTCATTTGCTTAAGAACGAACTTAGTTTCATATTGAATTAAGTAACAAAAGCACAACACTAGATGCTTGAGTCAGAgcaacttaaaaaaaaaaattatttttacccAATTGGTGAATTTCACATACTTTTGGTAGAGATAGATCATGCGGGAAAATCTGATGTCAACTAATATAGacaaaatcaatgataaaagtattaaaaatagtgTTGAATCTTGaatcattttttttccttctaaaAGTAGATATGGTTAGCATGTTAGAAGTATAGTAGTGCGTTAGAAATGAGACGgggaattctttttttataaagtgaGGAATAAGccattataattataattataattaaaaaggaGAGTCTTCGATTCGAGACCTCAACTTCCGATGTTAAGCGTGTggtttttaattcatataactTTATACTTGGCCTGTTTCTTAAACTTCTATATATAactatatagatttttttctACACATTCCATCCTGTGATACTTGGCCTCTCCTAAAAACTAACTTGCCTCTGCCCCTGAACACAAggatcatttttttatatatattcttgtGCTACTTCTTTATGTTCATATCGTGTGATTTAAGTTACAGTTTCCATAGAGAATTCCATGTAGTTAATTAACTTCTTCTGGTACAAAATCCAGGAGCTATTATCGCTGTACACAAGATAACTGCAGGGTAAAGAAACGAGTGGAGAGATTGGCAGAAGATCCAAGAATGGTGATAACAACGTATGAAGGGAGACATGCACATTCTCCATCACATGATCTCGAAGACTCCCAAGCTCAATCCCAGCttaacaatttctttttctagttctctttgtgtttttttcttttctttctcttttaattaaagattACTTGATTCCAATATGTTTGGAGCTTTGTTAGTAAATTTGCTGCTTGTGTAAGAGCTTTTCCATTATTATGTCTTTGATTAATATACTACTTACTGTGTTCAAGgcatgtaaaaaataaaacagtaTATCCATGAATTCATATATGGCCGCATTTCTAAGGCTTCCATTtccatagattgccaataTACTGTTTAACATTCTTTTCAGTTCTGAGGTCTGTAAGCTTTGTAATCTCTTCCAGCTTCTGTAGTTTCCTTTGGTATGGCATCATTTGTATAGAAATAATAGGTATTTGTCATGATTTCTGTTTTCTATATTGTTTTTCTAAACAATTTAGTTAgtctttctttaaaataaaataaaaagaaatagtttaaaaattggttgatcaattttctttattttgcttagaaTTGCGTAATATCTTATTATGACAAAtcaattatatgaaattattttaaatagtttcATATAAGTTATTCTGATTAAAGATTTATGATTACTTAAAACTGCAATGTCTATGagtaaaattcataatttgatTGTTATTTTATCGAGGAGTCCAAAAGACTATGTTTTTGAGAGAATGTATTATTTTACACACGTGCTATTTAAAGAAATGGTTACCGtgttttttgattttaattctaaCTTCTACTTCTTGATTTTGgaccatttaatttttttttaattatgataactttttttctttatttgtattttgattttattaactagacaattattaaaataagttaatgAACTCctaaattagtttaatttatttggaaGTAACCCTTTtagactaaattaattaattcttttatttcttaaattattaagtaattaaaaaagttaataatataAGACAATTCAGAATTAAATAGATCTATGATTCTTTTAGAGTAAGATAGATTAAGAGTGTATATTTGatcttttttagtttatttatttaaattagattaaaggTGTATAtgttgttaatattttataattatttattttacttatgtaaattaaattataaaacttatatacatacattattctatttattattaattagtatgttttattataattttatattcattatttatagtCATTTACCCGTATGTTGTACGACTGtcgtaattattttatttttaaacaattatttaaatttatatataaaattaaataggattttaaatattttacaattatttgtaatattttaaaaataataataaattagatatcTTTTActgtcttttaattttttatattttaaaattttatcagtacaataatataagatttatcaataaattaataaaaaaactacaaGATTATACATGAACTTGAATTCTATGTGTCAATGATATGTACATGTGGtcaaataaaagttatatatgtcaaaatataataactcatgttaaattttttttattggatcaagtacatattaatattttttgttcatttacatatactaaaatgttcatattctatatatataacgttcattagatgtaatatcctataataattcattttctttgtatCAAAGATTTATTACCTGtgaatttaatattcattttttttagcttgattttttttgtttaccaATTGTGTAAGGATAATTTACGTTATGTCcatatcatatatatttatttgaatggATTAATGGgtataattttcattaatgacgaatatttattgataaactaatgaatattatgtctataaatgatgaatgtttatatcaatcataattttttcaatatgcatcacaaaaacaagaagactttcataaataatcaatatcttcatttgaaaatattgatgaacattatatatacagaTAATGAACATTGCAGTACCAAATAATGGACATTAATATTACTGATAAATTATACATGAAACAATATGAACATGAATATTAACCgtaatgaatattaagttcacatataatgaatatttaaatacaaaaaattaattagtatagaatattacatccaatggatattatacatatagaaaatgaacattttagtatatgtaaatgaacaaaaaaatattaatatatatctggcctaataaaaactttttgatatgtgttactatattctgatgcataatttttattctgaCATATATAATCTAAGTTTattattgacatatataatctaagtttatgcataattttatagttttttctattaattttttgataatttttatattattgtattaataaattttaaaataaaaaaacaaagattttaaaattatttaaattactataatttctaaatattttaaataattataaaataataaacaatctatttaattttattt
The sequence above is drawn from the Ricinus communis isolate WT05 ecotype wild-type chromosome 7, ASM1957865v1, whole genome shotgun sequence genome and encodes:
- the LOC8278090 gene encoding probable WRKY transcription factor 13 — translated: MAATSQSMLNQGLFEEQEIPSTQMGFFSLPQNMSFPQLGSCHQSLKGIFTIPHSLAVDAPSSTANLTEILLSSSSSTATKQRDDFTSNFGGPHLLSLQRSSANLWAWGDVNECLSNKRSSVEDDHHHHHHLGISTMKMKKIKARRKVREPRFCFKTMSDVDVLDDGYKWRKYGQKVVKNTLHPRSYYRCTQDNCRVKKRVERLAEDPRMVITTYEGRHAHSPSHDLEDSQAQSQLNNFFF